From the genome of Paenibacillus hamazuiensis:
CGGTTACCGCGGTAACGTCGAGCTTGAACTTCGAGTTGGCCGGCACGGTGAACTCGCCGGTTCCGCTGATTTGCTTCCATTCCGTTTCGCCCGGAAGCAGCACTTTCAGCTCGCCCGCCTGAATTTCCATGATCTCTTTCGCATCGGTGCCGAACTCGTATTGCCCCGGCATCATAATGC
Proteins encoded in this window:
- a CDS encoding pyrimidine/purine nucleoside phosphorylase, with protein sequence MSQFDNVSVVTKANVYFDGKVTSRTVLFADGTKKTLGIMMPGQYEFGTDAKEIMEIQAGELKVLLPGETEWKQISGTGEFTVPANSKFKLDVTAVTDYICSYINE